In Flavobacterium sp. CS20, a single window of DNA contains:
- a CDS encoding CYTH domain-containing protein, with amino-acid sequence MQTEIERKFLVKSDAFKKEAHKSYTIRQGFLNRDPERTVRIRVKDNKGFITVKGISSQNGLSRLEWEKEIDVKDAQDLLQLCEMPIIHKTRYEIAIDNHTFEVDEFHAKHNGLVIAEIELPHENENFPKPNWLGQEVTGNKAYYNSQL; translated from the coding sequence ATGCAAACGGAAATTGAACGCAAGTTTTTAGTGAAATCTGATGCTTTTAAAAAAGAAGCTCATAAATCTTATACCATTCGGCAAGGTTTTTTAAATCGCGATCCTGAGCGAACCGTCAGAATTAGAGTTAAAGACAACAAAGGCTTCATAACCGTAAAAGGCATTTCTTCTCAAAACGGTTTGTCTCGCTTAGAATGGGAAAAAGAAATTGATGTAAAAGATGCTCAAGACTTGCTCCAACTTTGTGAAATGCCTATCATTCACAAAACCCGTTATGAGATTGCTATTGATAATCACACTTTTGAAGTTGATGAGTTTCATGCTAAGCATAATGGCTTGGTCATTGCAGAAATTGAACTTCCACACGAGAATGAAAACTTCCCTAAACCCAACTGGTTAGGACAAGAAGTTACGGGCAACAAGGCTTATTATAATTCTCAGCTTTAA
- a CDS encoding CAL67264 family membrane protein produces MNKNTVLGWATLIMIIVGLGLIGLGAFKYEDVAGWGFATVGIGFFAIAWVFDALKGRV; encoded by the coding sequence ATGAATAAAAATACCGTTTTAGGTTGGGCGACTTTAATCATGATAATTGTAGGTTTAGGTCTCATCGGTCTTGGTGCTTTCAAATATGAAGACGTTGCTGGTTGGGGTTTCGCGACAGTTGGCATTGGTTTTTTTGCTATTGCCTGGGTGTTCGATGCCTTAAAAGGTAGAGTTTAG
- a CDS encoding DUF721 domain-containing protein, whose product MDNEYNTKKLSELLKIFTDKKGLNNGLNQIEVQRAWKDQMGPAIDKYTTKIHLDRNTLFVRLSSAVLREELSYGKSQIIKNLNESLGQQLIKKIVLS is encoded by the coding sequence ATGGACAACGAATACAACACCAAGAAACTAAGTGAACTCTTAAAAATATTCACTGATAAAAAAGGACTCAACAATGGTTTAAACCAAATTGAAGTTCAACGTGCTTGGAAAGACCAAATGGGACCAGCTATAGACAAATATACCACCAAAATCCATCTCGATAGAAACACCTTATTTGTCAGATTATCTTCCGCCGTTTTGCGTGAAGAGTTAAGCTATGGTAAATCTCAAATTATCAAAAATTTAAATGAAAGTTTAGGGCAACAATTGATTAAAAAAATAGTTTTAAGTTAG